In Salarias fasciatus chromosome 20, fSalaFa1.1, whole genome shotgun sequence, a single window of DNA contains:
- the LOC115407947 gene encoding serine/arginine-rich splicing factor 6-like has product MPRVYIGRLSYHVREKDIQRFFSGYGKLMEIDLKNGYGFVEFEDNRDADDAVYELNGKDLCGEPVIVEHARGPRRDRDGGYGGGYWGGGRSSGGYSSRSRTGRDKYGPPVRTEYRLIVENLSSRCSWQDLKDFMRQAGEVTYADAHKERTNEGVIEFRSHSDMKRALDKLDGTDINGRKIRLVEDRPRRRRSYSGSRSRSRSRRRSRSRSRRSSRSRSRSHSRSRSRSDKRRQHSRSRSERKSRSKSGERKSRSRRSRSHSGKSKSRSRSQKSRSRSADRKSKSRSKSRSKVKSERDSRSRSKEMSTDKKSRSPSPVENGKEECAVKSASRSPSPQEEERRSKSREKRSASRSKSRSRSRSASQD; this is encoded by the exons ATGCCTCGAGTTTACATCGGGCGACTGAGCTATCATGTCCGCGAAAAAGACATCCAGCGATTTTTCAGCGGATATGGAAAACTCATGGAGATAGACTTGAAAAACGG CTACGGGTTCGTGGAGTTTGAAGACAACCGGGACGCCGACGACGCGGTGTACGAGCTGAACGGGAAGGACTTGTGTGGGGAGCCGGTTATCGTGGAGCATGCCCGGGGGCCGCGGCGAGATCGAGACGGTGGCTACGGTGGGGGTTACTGGGGTGGTGGCCGCA GTAGTGGAGGTTATAGCAGCCGGAGCCGTACTGGCAGGGACAAGTACGGACCTCCTGTCCGTACTGAGTACCGCCTCATTGTGGAGAACTTGTCCAGCCGCTGCAGTTGGCAGGACCTTAAG GATTTCATGCGTCAGGCCGGTGAGGTGACTTATGCCGACGCCCATAAAGAACGCACCAACGAGGGCGTGATTGAGTTCAGGAGTCACTCCGACATGAAGAGGGCTCTGGACAAACTGGATGGCACAGACATCAATGGACGGAAGATTCGTCTGGTCGAAGACCGGCCTCGTAGGCGAAGGTCCTACTCTGGCAGCCGCTCCAG ATCTCGTAGTCGCCGTCGCTCACGAAGCAGGAGTCGCAGAAGCTCAAGGAGCCGCTCCAGGAGTCACTCCCG GTCTCGATCCCGTAGTGACAAGAGGCGTCAACATTCCCGCTCCAGGTCTGAGAGGAAGTCTCGTTCTAAGTCAGGAGAAAGAAAGTCTCGCTCTCGCAGGTCGCGCTCTCACTCCGGCAAGTCAAAGTCCCGCTCACGCTCTCAGAAATCCCGCTCTCGTTCAGCTGACCGAAAGTCAAAGTCCCGTTCAAAGAGCCGCTCCAAGGTGAAGTCGGAGCGGGATTCTCGCAGTCGATCAAAGGAGATGTCCACCGACAAGAAATCTCGTTCACCTTCTCCGGTGGAGAACGGAAAGGAGGAGTGCGCTGTCAAATCTGCTTCCCGCTCCCCGTccccgcaggaggaggagcgccggtCCAAGTCCAGGGAGAAACGCTCAGCCTCTCGCTCGAAGTCCCGCTCACGGTCTCGATCAGCCTCTCAGGATTAG
- the eif2s2 gene encoding eukaryotic translation initiation factor 2 subunit 2, whose amino-acid sequence MSGDEMIFDPNMTKKKKKKKKPFMLDEEGGEGMGGEEAKEVEAKEAEPEAGEEKEMDLDEDEGRKKEPSDDLNDLNFFNQKKKKKKPKKVFDNDIEEGLKELKIEGEQTEALEEDNLDLTLLPKKKKSKKVDFDEGEPLEKDDALEDDEGKNNDGISFSSSTGPAWAGSERDYTYDELLNRVFNIMREKNPDMVAGEKRKFVMKPPQVVRVGTKKTSFVNFTDICKLLHRQPKHLLAFLLAELGTSGSIDGNNQLVIKGRFQQKQIENVLRRYIKEYVTCHTCRSPETILQKDTRLYFLQCETCHSRCSVASIKTGFQAVTSKRAQLRAKAN is encoded by the exons ATGTCAGGAGACGAG ATGATTTTCGATCCCAACATGaccaagaaaaagaagaagaagaagaagcccttcatgctggatgaagaaggaggagaagggatgggaggagaggaggccaaAGAGGTGGAGGCCAAGGAGGCTGAAccagaggctggagaggagaaagagatgGATCTAGATGAAGATGAAGGCAGGAAGAAAG agCCGTCTGATGATTTGAATGATTTGAACTTCTTCaatcagaagaaaaagaagaagaaacccaaGAAAGTTTTTGATAATGACATCGAGGAGGGTTTGAAG GAGCTGAAAATAGAGGGAGAGCAGACGGAGGCACTGGAGGAGGACAACCTGGATCTAACGCTCCTCCCCAAAAAGAAGAAGTCAAAGAAAGTGGACTTTGATGAGGGCGAGCCTCTGGAGAAAGATGACG CACTAGAGGATGACGAGGGGAAGAACAACGACGGGATCTCATTCAGCTCATCCACAGGACCGGCCTGGGCGGGCTCGGAAAGAGACTACACTTATGATGAG CTCCTGAACCGAGTCTTCAACATCATGAGGGAGAAGAACCCGGACATGGTGgctggagagaagaggaagttTGTGATGAAGCCTCCTCAGGTGGTTCGAGTGGGAACCAAGAAAACCTCCTTCGTCAACTTCACAGACATCTGTAAACT gttGCATCGTCAGCCCAAACATCTGCTCGCTTTCCTGCTGGCTGAGCTGGGAACCAG CGGCTCCATAGACGGAAATAACCAACTTGTGATCAAAGGCAGATTCCAAcagaaacaaatagaaaatgtGTTGAGAAGATATATCA AGGAATACGTGACGTGTCACACCTGCCGCTCCCCAGAGACCATCCTGCAGAAGGACACTCGTCTCTATTTCCTGCAGTGTGAGACGTGCCACTCTCGCTGCTCCGTCGCCAGCATCAAGACCGGTTTCCAGGCTGTGACGAGCAAGAGGGCGCAGCTCCGCGCCAAAGCCAACTAG